A genomic segment from Lytechinus variegatus isolate NC3 chromosome 10, Lvar_3.0, whole genome shotgun sequence encodes:
- the LOC121422865 gene encoding uncharacterized protein LOC121422865: MDGSKLQGLLCPMCFDILTTARTLKCGHSFCNNCLDGDTEQKGTEAICLLCSEENLAMGAGQGDVTYEMKSNDKGSAVGVSDDLSAMSSLTLAGESTSADKQNSKSSADGGTKKAGERLKPTSSESANSGTSGNIKAKVASVVQIPRRACNVNGMAATSKDSVVVGFGWDGKGSDCFSMSGDKTQHLKPAVGNVCDISFLSNGNSVVSLGNNTGRVYDPEGTQTDTKYSFIQGLGHPCLCTDQQDNVYVVNGNPSIYIFKGNTKDPHTVVPTGKILPLQVCVTKGGVMITSTGNFTRGRITVYDKTGNAGSSIAAAGSDNDEDNEDGECLYATVDDQDRVYIARVRRWSSVISLTRYTLEGTELLEDVAFGEIPIPHQIDMACWCYVVTLTPKMLVFANDCFLYFIELLE, from the exons ATGGATGGGTCTAAACTACAAGGTCTGCTTTGTCCCATGTGCTTTGATATCCTCACAACGGCAAGGACTCTTAAATGTGGACATTCTTTCTGCAACAACTGCCTTGACGGAGATACCGAGCAGAAGGGTACTGAAGCCATATGTCTTTTATGCAGTGAGGAAAACCTTGCTATGGGGGCTGGACAGGGAGATGTGACCTACGAAATG AAATCAAATGACAAGGGGTCTGCTGTAGGAGTAAGCGATGATCTTTCTGCAATGAGCAGTCTAACTTTGGCAGGGGAATCAACAAGTGCAGATAAGCAAAATTCAAAGTCTTCTGCTGATGGTGGAACAAAGAAGGCAGGGGAACGACTGAAACCAACGAGCTCAGAATCGGCTAATTCTGGAACTAGTGGAAACATTAAAGCAAAGGTTGCTTCGGTGGTCCAAATACCACGAAGAGCGTGCAATGTGAACGGGATGGCAGCCACGTCGAAGGATTCTGTAGTCGTAGGTTTCGGATGGGATGGGAAAGGTTCCGACTGCTTTTCCATGTCCGGTGACAAAACTCAACATTTGAAGCCGGCAGTGGGTAACGTATGTGACATTTCATTTCTCTCTAATGGTAACTCAGTTGTGTCACTCGGAAACAACACAGGTCGTGTGTACGACCCCGAAGGTACACAGACGGACACAAAATACTCTTTCATTCAGGGTTTGGGGCATCCATGCCTGTGTACTGATCAGCAAGATAACGTTTATGTCGTCAACGGAAACCCATCAATTTACATCTTCAAAGGCAACACGAAGGATCCGCATACCGTTGTCCCAACAGGAAAGATTCTGCCATTACAGGTCTGCGTCACGAAGGGCGGTGTGATGATCACATCTACCGGTAATTTCACACGCGGTCGGATCACGGTGTATGACAAGACCGGAAATGCAGGCAGCTCCATCGCTGCAGCAGGTTCCGACAACGACGAGGACAATGAAGATGGCGAATGCCTCTACGCTACGGTGGACGATCAGGATAGAGTGTATATAGCGAGGGTAAGGCGTTGGTCCAGCGTAATATCTTTGACTAGGTATACTCTTGAGGGTACGGAGCTCCTTGAAGATGTGGCCTTTGGGGAAATCCCCATTCCACACCAGATTGATATGGCTTGTTGGTGTTATGTGGTCACTTTAACGCCTAAAATGCTTGTCTTTGCTAATGACTGTTTTCTGTATTTCATAGAGCTTTTAGAGTAA